A genomic window from Streptomyces brevispora includes:
- a CDS encoding PucR family transcriptional regulator gives MANNKLTVEDLLSFPALQLTVRAGGSGLGRSVSWAHASELADPTPWLLGAEVIMTTGLAVPRTAAGQRAYLERLDDAGVSALALSAQLHMPPLHDAFFRAAEERGFPVLEVPLAVPFIAVSQEVAASVQEDARHRLGAQLQVFGSLRWLVAEDLDTPTLLRRLERLSGYDVYLCTPQGRPLLPGVPVPDPGVLPASADAPPTIPGGFVLPVPAPGGPAGFLVAYEREGAQPAGLAVVQHIATVAALRVAMVRTERETLRREGAETLAELLQEVLDPEAARRRLARHAIEGDTVLIVVRGATDEALLRCLQDHPHLLLTWGEDRYVLGSPELAVEIGGLSDVAAGMSRPFLPGAALRVAQREALWAVSKAVESGRPVVRYGDDSTGRWLPDDPAVLTALVEHVLGEVLRYDAAHDSQLLVSVRTWMERNRRTETAAAALHIHPNTLTYRLRRFGTLADRDLGSTGALAEVWLAIQAAGTLGLTD, from the coding sequence GTGGCCAACAACAAACTGACGGTCGAGGATCTGCTCTCGTTCCCCGCACTTCAGCTCACCGTGCGGGCGGGTGGCAGCGGTCTCGGCCGGTCCGTCTCCTGGGCGCATGCCAGTGAACTCGCCGATCCGACACCGTGGCTGCTCGGCGCCGAGGTGATCATGACGACGGGCCTCGCGGTGCCGCGGACCGCCGCGGGCCAGCGTGCCTATCTGGAGCGGCTGGACGACGCCGGTGTCTCCGCGCTCGCCCTCTCCGCGCAGTTGCACATGCCGCCGCTGCACGACGCGTTCTTCCGGGCGGCCGAGGAGCGGGGCTTCCCGGTGCTGGAGGTGCCGCTCGCGGTGCCCTTCATCGCCGTCTCCCAGGAGGTGGCCGCCTCGGTGCAGGAGGACGCCCGCCACCGGCTGGGCGCCCAGTTGCAGGTCTTCGGTTCGCTGCGCTGGCTGGTCGCCGAGGATCTGGACACCCCCACGCTGCTGCGCCGTCTGGAGCGCCTGTCGGGGTACGACGTCTATCTCTGCACTCCGCAGGGGCGCCCGCTGCTGCCCGGGGTGCCGGTGCCCGATCCGGGGGTGCTGCCCGCCTCGGCGGACGCGCCGCCGACCATTCCGGGCGGTTTCGTGCTGCCGGTGCCGGCGCCGGGCGGTCCGGCGGGGTTCCTGGTGGCGTACGAGCGGGAGGGCGCCCAGCCCGCGGGACTCGCCGTCGTCCAGCACATCGCCACGGTGGCGGCGCTGCGGGTCGCGATGGTGCGCACCGAGCGCGAGACACTGCGGCGCGAGGGCGCGGAGACGCTGGCCGAACTGTTGCAGGAGGTGCTCGACCCGGAGGCGGCCCGGCGCAGGCTGGCACGGCACGCGATCGAGGGCGACACGGTGCTGATCGTCGTCCGCGGCGCCACGGACGAGGCGCTGCTGCGCTGTCTGCAGGACCATCCGCATCTGCTGCTGACCTGGGGCGAGGACCGCTATGTGCTGGGTTCGCCGGAGCTGGCCGTGGAGATCGGCGGGCTGTCCGACGTGGCGGCGGGCATGAGCCGTCCGTTCCTGCCGGGCGCCGCGCTGCGGGTGGCGCAGCGGGAGGCGCTCTGGGCGGTGTCGAAGGCCGTCGAGTCCGGCCGGCCCGTGGTCCGCTACGGCGACGACTCGACGGGCCGCTGGCTGCCGGACGACCCGGCGGTGCTGACGGCGCTGGTCGAGCACGTGCTCGGTGAGGTGCTGCGGTACGACGCCGCCCACGACTCGCAGTTGCTGGTCTCGGTCCGCACCTGGATGGAGCGCAACCGCCGCACGGAGACGGCGGCGGCCGCCCTCCACATCCACCCGAACACCCTCACGTACCGGCTGCGGCGCTTCGGTACGCTGGCCGACCGGGATCTGGGATCGACGGGAGCGCTGGCCGAGGTCTGGCTCGCCATCCAGGCGGCGGGCACGCTGGGGCTCACGGACTGA
- a CDS encoding YybH family protein, which translates to MTTPSTPVRDTEQIRAAADALVAAFSEGRLDDYFGAFAPDATFVFHSTPRRLGSTAEYRALWQEWVDQDDFRILGCTSTGQLIQHFGSTAVFSHDVETTISTREGQETVHERETIVFARADDGGWPAVHEHLSARTAG; encoded by the coding sequence ATGACCACGCCGAGTACGCCCGTCCGGGACACCGAGCAGATCCGCGCCGCCGCCGACGCGCTCGTCGCCGCCTTCTCCGAGGGCCGCCTCGACGACTACTTCGGCGCCTTCGCCCCTGACGCGACCTTCGTCTTCCACTCCACCCCGCGGCGGCTCGGCTCCACCGCCGAGTACCGCGCGCTCTGGCAGGAGTGGGTGGACCAGGACGACTTCCGGATCCTCGGCTGCACCTCGACCGGGCAGCTGATCCAGCACTTCGGGTCCACCGCCGTCTTCAGCCACGACGTGGAGACCACGATCTCCACCCGGGAAGGCCAGGAGACGGTCCACGAGCGGGAGACGATCGTCTTCGCCCGCGCCGACGACGGCGGCTGGCCCGCCGTCCACGAGCACCTGTCCGCCCGTACGGCCGGCTGA
- a CDS encoding aminotransferase class I/II-fold pyridoxal phosphate-dependent enzyme, which translates to MGRERTGRQERGQAGYGTPGVREDRGPVRYGPPAPASGLPVLPELAEVLATAAGSGVPEPAGGSAALRDAARAYWDRRGLHGGSEHVAAAPGTSSLLLALIAAHGGDVLMPRPCPAAWIPQARLLGRPAYHVPTPAECGGVPDPYALLETVRRVRAEGGRPRLLLISVVDDPTATVAPPELVREACEAAVAEGLHIVSDETWRDTLHRPHDTVLLSPAEMCPDDVTVISDLSGALTPSAWPVAVARFPDTGRAAVRHARTLDILTALGAFVAGPVAAAAAHALREPDAVTERARRAAAMQARVAAAAHRAVLASGALARPPQAGRHLYADLGPLRSRLAARGVTDSLELEEYLTERLGTPVPGGHRFGDELGALRVRLGTGPLLGSTPRQQMESLTAAEPLELPHVVAALNNFRAALDELR; encoded by the coding sequence ATGGGCCGGGAGCGGACCGGGCGTCAGGAGCGCGGGCAGGCTGGGTACGGCACACCCGGAGTCCGGGAGGACCGCGGGCCCGTGCGCTACGGACCGCCCGCGCCCGCCTCCGGTCTGCCGGTCCTGCCCGAACTGGCCGAGGTGCTGGCGACGGCCGCAGGCAGCGGCGTACCCGAGCCGGCCGGCGGCTCGGCGGCGCTGCGCGATGCGGCCCGCGCCTACTGGGACCGGCGCGGACTGCACGGCGGCTCCGAACACGTCGCCGCCGCGCCGGGCACCTCCTCGTTGCTGCTCGCCCTGATCGCCGCGCACGGCGGCGACGTGCTGATGCCGCGTCCCTGTCCCGCCGCCTGGATCCCGCAGGCCCGGCTGCTGGGCAGACCCGCCTACCACGTGCCGACCCCCGCCGAGTGCGGCGGCGTGCCCGATCCGTACGCGCTGCTGGAGACCGTGCGCAGGGTGCGTGCCGAGGGCGGCCGGCCCCGGCTGCTGCTGATCTCCGTCGTCGACGACCCCACCGCGACCGTCGCCCCGCCGGAACTCGTGCGCGAGGCCTGCGAGGCCGCCGTCGCCGAGGGGCTGCACATCGTCAGCGACGAGACCTGGCGCGACACCCTGCACCGGCCGCACGACACGGTGCTGCTGAGCCCGGCCGAGATGTGCCCCGACGATGTGACGGTGATCTCCGACCTGTCCGGTGCGCTGACCCCGTCCGCCTGGCCGGTCGCGGTCGCCCGGTTCCCGGACACCGGCCGGGCGGCCGTCCGCCACGCCCGTACGCTCGACATCCTCACCGCACTCGGCGCCTTCGTGGCGGGCCCGGTGGCGGCGGCCGCCGCCCACGCGCTGCGCGAACCGGACGCCGTCACGGAGCGGGCCCGCCGGGCCGCCGCCATGCAGGCCAGGGTCGCCGCCGCGGCCCACCGGGCGGTCCTCGCCTCGGGCGCGCTGGCCCGGCCCCCGCAGGCCGGCCGTCATCTGTACGCGGACCTCGGCCCGCTCAGGTCCCGGCTCGCCGCCCGCGGGGTCACGGACTCGCTGGAGCTGGAGGAGTACCTGACGGAACGGCTCGGCACACCGGTCCCCGGCGGCCACCGGTTCGGCGACGAACTCGGGGCACTGCGGGTGCGACTGGGCACCGGGCCGCTGCTCGGGTCCACCCCGCGACAGCAGATGGAGTCCCTCACCGCGGCGGAGCCCCTCGAACTGCCCCATGTCGTGGCAGCCCTGAACAATTTCCGCGCAGCCCTCGACGAACTCCGCTGA
- a CDS encoding DedA family protein has product MSRLPPESTQQAVGYPSLFLLVALGALVPVVPTGALVSSAAVVAFHQSSPFALLVVFLVASAAAFLGDICLYWLGQRGVRSRSGSKWLRVISDRAAPERLAQAQQKLEEHGAMVLVLSRLVPAGRIPVMLACLLGRMPMRRFARGDVPACLAWAATYQLIGILGGSLFPEPWQGVVAAVGLTLLISAAPAGWRRLRVRFSR; this is encoded by the coding sequence GTGAGCCGGCTGCCTCCCGAGTCGACGCAGCAGGCGGTCGGCTATCCGTCCCTGTTCCTGCTGGTGGCGCTGGGTGCCCTGGTGCCGGTGGTGCCGACGGGTGCGCTGGTGAGCTCGGCGGCGGTGGTGGCGTTCCACCAGTCGTCGCCGTTCGCGCTGCTGGTGGTCTTCCTGGTCGCGTCGGCCGCCGCGTTCCTCGGGGACATCTGCCTGTACTGGCTGGGTCAGCGCGGGGTTCGGTCCAGGAGCGGGTCCAAGTGGCTGCGGGTGATCAGTGACCGGGCCGCTCCGGAGCGGCTCGCGCAGGCGCAGCAGAAGCTTGAGGAGCACGGCGCGATGGTGCTGGTGCTGTCCCGGCTGGTGCCGGCCGGGCGGATACCGGTGATGCTGGCGTGTCTGCTGGGCCGGATGCCGATGCGGCGGTTCGCCCGTGGGGATGTGCCGGCGTGTCTGGCCTGGGCCGCCACGTATCAGCTGATCGGCATTCTGGGCGGTTCGCTCTTCCCCGAGCCGTGGCAGGGCGTGGTGGCCGCGGTCGGTCTGACGCTGCTGATCAGCGCGGCGCCCGCGGGTTGGCGCCGGCTGCGGGTGCGGTTCAGCCGCTGA
- a CDS encoding purine-cytosine permease family protein translates to MTTSITEVETNGVERIPDADRTARPIDLFRLAFGGANTFATCVLGAFPILFGLSFWQGLAATVLGLLVGALLLAPMSLFGPRNGTNNAVSSSAHLGVHGRVVGSFLSLLTAVAFFSISVWSSGDALVGGAHRLANVPESDITYGIAYAIFAALVLVVCVYGFRFMLLVNKIAVVAASALFVLGAFAFAGDFDAGYAGSFASTADPLFWPSFVGAALIVLSNPVSFGAFLGDWSRYIPADTPRRRVMGAAFLAQIATLLPFVFGLATASIIATKAAKYVDPDAPNYVGGLLAISPGWYFLPLCLIALIGGLSTGTTALYGTGLDVSSVFTRFSRVQSTFFIGALSIAFIFVGRFALNLTTSISTFATLIITCTAPWMIVMILGYVIRRGWYDTDALQVFNRRQVGGRYWFNHGWNWRGLSTWLLSASVALLFTNLPGQFVGPFGNLANGTDISLPVGLALAAVLYLGLLTVFPEPRAVYGPDGPRFVRASDTPVPPITSTDEEPAPAPAAAL, encoded by the coding sequence ATGACTACCTCGATCACCGAAGTCGAGACCAATGGCGTGGAGCGGATTCCCGACGCGGACCGCACCGCCCGTCCCATCGACCTCTTCCGGCTCGCCTTCGGCGGTGCCAACACTTTCGCGACCTGTGTACTGGGAGCCTTCCCGATCCTGTTCGGCCTCTCCTTCTGGCAGGGCCTCGCCGCGACCGTCCTCGGCCTCCTCGTCGGTGCGCTGCTGCTCGCGCCCATGTCGTTGTTCGGCCCGCGCAACGGCACCAACAACGCCGTCTCCTCCTCCGCCCACCTCGGTGTGCACGGCAGGGTCGTCGGTTCGTTCCTCTCGCTGCTCACCGCGGTCGCGTTCTTCTCGATCTCGGTCTGGTCGTCGGGCGACGCGCTCGTCGGCGGCGCGCACCGGCTCGCGAACGTTCCCGAGTCCGACATCACGTACGGCATCGCCTACGCGATCTTCGCCGCACTCGTCCTGGTGGTCTGCGTCTACGGCTTCCGCTTCATGCTGCTGGTCAACAAGATCGCGGTGGTGGCGGCCTCGGCGCTGTTCGTCCTCGGGGCCTTCGCCTTCGCCGGGGACTTCGACGCCGGGTACGCGGGCTCGTTCGCCTCGACCGCCGACCCGCTGTTCTGGCCGTCCTTCGTCGGCGCCGCGCTGATCGTGTTGTCCAACCCGGTCTCGTTCGGCGCCTTCCTCGGCGACTGGTCGCGCTACATCCCGGCCGACACCCCGCGCCGCCGCGTCATGGGCGCGGCGTTCCTCGCCCAGATCGCCACGCTGCTGCCGTTCGTCTTCGGTCTCGCCACCGCGTCGATCATCGCCACGAAGGCCGCGAAGTACGTCGACCCGGACGCCCCCAACTACGTCGGCGGACTGCTCGCCATCTCGCCCGGCTGGTACTTCCTGCCGCTCTGCCTGATCGCCCTGATCGGCGGCCTCTCCACCGGTACGACCGCGCTGTACGGCACCGGGCTCGACGTCTCCAGCGTGTTCACCCGCTTCAGCCGCGTGCAGTCGACGTTCTTCATCGGCGCCCTGTCGATCGCCTTCATCTTCGTCGGCCGGTTCGCACTCAACCTCACGACGTCCATCTCCACCTTCGCGACCCTGATCATCACCTGCACCGCCCCGTGGATGATCGTCATGATCCTGGGCTACGTGATCCGGCGCGGCTGGTACGACACGGACGCGCTCCAGGTCTTCAACCGCAGGCAGGTCGGCGGCCGCTACTGGTTCAACCACGGCTGGAACTGGCGCGGCCTGTCCACCTGGCTGCTCTCCGCCTCGGTGGCGCTGCTCTTCACCAACCTGCCCGGCCAGTTCGTCGGCCCGTTCGGCAACCTCGCGAACGGCACGGACATCTCGCTGCCGGTCGGCCTGGCCCTCGCGGCGGTGCTCTACCTCGGCCTGCTGACCGTGTTCCCCGAACCGCGTGCGGTGTACGGGCCGGACGGACCCCGGTTCGTCCGCGCCTCGGACACCCCGGTCCCGCCGATCACCAGCACCGACGAGGAGCCCGCCCCCGCACCGGCCGCGGCGCTCTGA
- a CDS encoding IclR family transcriptional regulator, whose translation MGRLVPAVTRALDVLELFLDGDGTLSAPEVTRKLQLPRTTVHELLTTLAARSYLVTTPDRPGRYRLGVRTYQLGSRYADQLDLAAEGRQVAQQVAETCGETVHVAILEETDIIYIANADSTHAVRMVSAAGRRLPAHCTSVGKMLLAALPDRDLDARLGGLELTGMTPNSITDEGELRAALAAVRERGIAVEHRESDPDVSCVAAPVRDRTGRVVAALSISAPMIRWSEEREQELAGLAADGAGSLSGRLGHHGGRK comes from the coding sequence ATGGGGCGACTTGTCCCGGCGGTGACCAGGGCGCTGGACGTACTCGAACTCTTCCTCGACGGCGACGGTACGCTCTCCGCGCCCGAGGTCACCCGCAAGCTCCAGCTCCCCCGCACCACCGTCCATGAGCTGCTCACCACGCTGGCCGCCCGCTCCTACCTGGTCACGACCCCGGACCGGCCCGGCCGCTACCGCCTCGGCGTGCGCACCTACCAGCTCGGCAGCCGGTACGCCGATCAGCTCGACCTCGCAGCCGAGGGCCGGCAGGTGGCCCAGCAGGTCGCCGAGACGTGCGGGGAGACCGTCCATGTGGCGATCCTGGAGGAGACCGACATCATCTACATCGCCAACGCGGACTCCACCCACGCGGTCCGGATGGTCTCGGCGGCGGGCCGCAGACTGCCCGCCCACTGCACGTCCGTCGGCAAGATGCTGCTCGCGGCTCTGCCCGACCGGGACCTCGACGCACGCCTCGGCGGCCTCGAACTCACCGGCATGACCCCGAACAGCATCACCGACGAAGGGGAGCTGCGGGCCGCGCTCGCCGCTGTCCGGGAGCGGGGCATCGCGGTGGAACACCGGGAGTCCGACCCCGATGTGAGCTGTGTGGCCGCGCCGGTACGGGACCGGACGGGCCGGGTCGTCGCCGCGCTCTCCATCTCCGCACCCATGATCCGCTGGAGCGAGGAGCGCGAACAGGAGCTGGCCGGTCTCGCCGCCGACGGCGCCGGGTCGCTCTCCGGCCGGCTCGGACACCACGGGGGGCGTAAGTGA
- a CDS encoding gamma-aminobutyraldehyde dehydrogenase gives MTITFRNFIDGVPADASDGRTLDVVDPATGEVYATSPLSGAADVDAAMAAAAAAFPVWRDTTPAVRQLALLRIADAMEARADDLVAAESRDTGKPLHLTRSEELAPAIDQIRFFAGAARLLEGRSAGEYMDGMTSIIRREPVGVCAQVAPWNYPLLMAVWKFAPALAAGNAVVLKPSDTTPASTALIAGIIGEVLDSLELPRGIFNVVCGDRETGRLMVEHPTPAMASITGSVRAGIQVAQSAAIDVKRVHLELGGKAPAVVFEDADLAKAVDDLIVGGFFNAGQDCTAATRILVHESVHDEFVTALAKAAADTKTGQPDDEDVLYGPLNNAGQLAQVSGFIERLPEHATVEAGGHRVGEKGYFYAPTVVSGLEQDDEIVQNEVFGPVMTVQSFTDEAQAVAYANGVDYALASSVWTKDHGRAMRMSRNLDFGCVWINTHMALVAEMPHGGFKKSGYGKDLSAYGFEDYTRIKHVMTSLDG, from the coding sequence ATGACCATCACGTTCCGCAACTTCATCGACGGTGTCCCCGCGGATGCCTCGGACGGCCGCACACTCGATGTCGTGGACCCGGCGACCGGTGAGGTCTACGCGACCTCCCCGCTCTCCGGAGCGGCCGACGTGGACGCGGCGATGGCCGCCGCCGCTGCCGCCTTCCCCGTCTGGCGCGACACCACCCCCGCCGTGCGCCAGCTGGCCCTCCTGAGGATCGCGGACGCCATGGAGGCGCGGGCCGACGACCTGGTGGCCGCCGAGAGCCGGGACACCGGCAAGCCGCTGCACCTCACCCGCAGCGAGGAACTGGCGCCCGCCATCGACCAGATCCGCTTCTTCGCGGGAGCCGCCCGGCTGCTGGAGGGCCGCTCGGCCGGCGAGTACATGGACGGCATGACCTCGATCATCCGCCGTGAGCCGGTCGGTGTCTGCGCACAGGTCGCCCCGTGGAACTACCCCCTCCTGATGGCCGTCTGGAAGTTCGCCCCGGCGCTCGCCGCGGGCAACGCGGTGGTCCTCAAGCCGTCCGACACCACCCCGGCGTCGACCGCCCTGATCGCCGGGATCATCGGCGAGGTCCTGGACTCGCTGGAGCTGCCGCGCGGGATCTTCAACGTGGTCTGCGGCGACCGCGAGACCGGCCGGCTGATGGTGGAGCACCCGACCCCGGCGATGGCCTCCATCACCGGTTCGGTACGGGCCGGCATCCAGGTCGCCCAGAGCGCCGCCATCGACGTCAAGCGGGTCCACCTGGAGCTCGGCGGCAAGGCGCCCGCCGTCGTCTTCGAGGACGCGGACCTGGCGAAGGCGGTCGACGACCTGATCGTCGGCGGCTTCTTCAACGCCGGGCAGGACTGCACCGCCGCGACCCGGATCCTGGTCCACGAGTCCGTCCACGACGAGTTCGTCACGGCGCTGGCCAAGGCCGCCGCCGACACCAAGACCGGGCAGCCGGACGACGAGGACGTGCTCTACGGCCCGCTCAACAACGCCGGACAGCTCGCCCAGGTCAGCGGCTTCATCGAGCGGCTCCCCGAGCACGCCACGGTCGAGGCGGGCGGCCACCGGGTCGGCGAGAAGGGCTACTTCTACGCCCCGACCGTCGTCTCCGGCCTCGAGCAGGACGACGAGATCGTCCAGAACGAGGTCTTCGGGCCCGTGATGACCGTCCAGTCGTTCACGGACGAGGCCCAGGCCGTCGCGTACGCCAACGGCGTCGACTACGCCCTGGCCTCCTCGGTGTGGACCAAGGACCATGGCCGCGCCATGCGGATGTCCAGGAACCTCGACTTCGGCTGTGTGTGGATCAACACCCACATGGCACTGGTCGCCGAGATGCCGCACGGCGGGTTCAAGAAGTCCGGCTACGGCAAGGACCTCTCCGCCTACGGCTTCGAGGACTACACCCGGATCAAGCACGTCATGACCTCGCTCGACGGCTGA
- a CDS encoding recombinase family protein encodes MGDVRVAAIASLTPLEELDSDPFLVDTRSQHDMCARWAAGKGYVVTRQLRLYGLRPDHQALWADVEDGEVELFVAPNDRVLARAVASVPRFTEECERRGVRLEIAGLDEPLYSSRTKAGVHRRLTMPTAGYDGC; translated from the coding sequence ATGGGGGACGTACGGGTGGCGGCCATCGCCAGTCTCACACCGCTGGAGGAACTCGACAGCGACCCGTTCCTCGTGGACACCCGCAGCCAGCACGACATGTGCGCCCGCTGGGCCGCCGGCAAGGGCTACGTCGTCACCCGGCAGCTGCGCCTCTACGGATTGCGTCCCGACCACCAGGCGCTCTGGGCCGATGTCGAGGACGGCGAGGTCGAACTCTTCGTCGCGCCCAACGACCGGGTGCTCGCGCGGGCCGTCGCGTCGGTGCCGCGCTTCACCGAGGAGTGCGAGCGGCGCGGCGTACGCCTGGAGATCGCCGGTCTCGACGAGCCGCTCTACAGCTCCCGGACGAAAGCGGGCGTGCACCGCAGGCTCACCATGCCCACCGCGGGCTACGACGGCTGCTGA
- a CDS encoding bifunctional phosphatase PAP2/diacylglycerol kinase family protein, translated as MPSPSNPSHLPSSAGLRSLLHRCDLAVFQNLAQRHWPAAAPVLPRLSRSANHGLLWLGAAAGMAAFGGSARARRAALRGIASLAVASAAINTVGKGAVRRERPILDAVPVIRRLKRQPFTTSFPSGHAASAAAFATGVALESKGWGAVVAPVALSVAASRIYTGVHYPTDVLAGAALGIGAAFALRGVVPTRGQLPAPGRPPAHAPALPDGQDLVVVVNQASGTATATASLVRDALPNAEVVECRPEELSDELEKAAERGRALGVCGGDGTVNQAAAVAAVHGLPLAVFPGGTLNHFAYDLGIETVADACAALAAGDAVRVDLGRFRPGPEGPGGAHGYFLNAFSLGVYPELVRTRERWAPRIGGWPAGVLAAFEVLRGERPLEAELQGRRRPLWLLFIGNGLFQRVGPAPGRRHNLADGLLDVRVVHGGRTPALRLLAAAVAGPLSRSPMHAAVRRHRVRISGLKPGTPYAYDGEVAHSQHELMIDKLPEALTVYCPMQV; from the coding sequence ATGCCGTCACCGAGCAACCCCTCACACCTGCCGAGCTCCGCCGGGCTGCGGAGCCTGCTGCACCGATGCGATCTCGCCGTCTTCCAGAACCTGGCCCAACGGCACTGGCCCGCCGCCGCACCCGTGCTGCCGCGGCTCAGCCGCAGCGCCAACCACGGGCTGCTGTGGCTCGGTGCCGCGGCGGGCATGGCCGCGTTCGGCGGCAGCGCGCGGGCCCGGCGGGCCGCGCTGCGCGGGATCGCCTCGCTGGCGGTGGCCTCGGCCGCGATCAACACCGTCGGCAAAGGCGCGGTCCGCAGGGAGCGACCGATACTGGACGCCGTGCCGGTGATACGGCGGCTCAAGCGCCAGCCGTTCACCACGTCCTTTCCGTCCGGGCACGCCGCATCGGCTGCCGCCTTCGCCACCGGGGTGGCCCTCGAGTCGAAGGGCTGGGGAGCGGTCGTGGCGCCCGTCGCGCTGTCCGTGGCCGCCTCCCGCATCTACACCGGTGTCCACTATCCGACCGATGTGCTGGCCGGTGCGGCGCTGGGCATAGGGGCGGCGTTCGCGCTGCGCGGCGTCGTGCCCACCCGCGGGCAGTTGCCCGCACCGGGAAGGCCCCCCGCCCACGCGCCCGCGCTGCCCGATGGCCAGGACCTGGTCGTCGTGGTGAACCAGGCGTCCGGGACGGCCACGGCCACGGCCTCGCTGGTCCGGGACGCGCTGCCGAACGCCGAGGTGGTGGAGTGCCGCCCCGAGGAGTTGTCCGACGAGCTGGAGAAGGCCGCGGAACGGGGCCGGGCACTGGGCGTCTGCGGCGGTGACGGCACGGTCAACCAGGCGGCGGCGGTGGCCGCCGTGCACGGTCTGCCGCTGGCCGTGTTCCCCGGCGGGACGCTGAACCACTTCGCGTACGACCTGGGCATCGAGACCGTGGCCGACGCCTGTGCCGCGCTCGCCGCGGGCGATGCGGTCCGGGTGGACCTGGGCCGCTTCCGGCCGGGCCCCGAGGGGCCCGGGGGTGCCCACGGCTACTTCCTGAACGCCTTCAGCCTGGGTGTCTATCCCGAGTTGGTGAGGACGCGCGAGCGCTGGGCGCCCAGGATCGGAGGCTGGCCGGCCGGGGTGCTCGCCGCCTTCGAGGTGCTGCGCGGCGAGCGGCCGCTGGAGGCCGAACTCCAGGGCCGGCGGAGGCCGCTGTGGCTGCTGTTCATCGGCAACGGCCTGTTCCAGCGGGTCGGCCCGGCACCCGGCCGACGGCACAACCTCGCGGACGGCCTGCTGGACGTACGGGTGGTGCACGGCGGACGGACCCCGGCGCTGAGGCTGCTGGCAGCCGCCGTCGCGGGGCCACTGAGCCGCTCCCCGATGCATGCGGCCGTCCGGCGTCACCGGGTGCGGATCTCCGGCCTGAAGCCCGGGACGCCGTATGCGTACGACGGCGAAGTGGCGCACAGTCAGCACGAGTTGATGATCGACAAGCTGCCGGAGGCGCTGACGGTGTACTGCCCGATGCAGGTGTGA
- a CDS encoding MBL fold metallo-hydrolase: MPVEVTWWGHATCTIEDSGVRVLTDPLFVRRLAHLRRRRGELPGPAATVADVVLISHLHSDHLHLPSLARVAPGGRLIVPLGAVRAVPGLRLLRRVRGLRITEVAPGDEVRVGEVLIRAVPALHDGRRLPVGPHRSPALGYVVEGASRTYFAGDTGLFDDMARAVGPVDVALLPVGGWGPYLGHSHLDAGRAAEALARLSPSSAVPVHYGTYWPIGMDGIRPHEFHSPGDEFVRQAALLAPQVAVHRLAHGEHVRPEGCG; encoded by the coding sequence GTGCCGGTGGAAGTCACCTGGTGGGGTCATGCCACCTGCACGATCGAGGACTCCGGGGTGCGGGTGCTGACCGACCCCCTCTTCGTGCGGCGCCTCGCGCATCTGCGCCGCCGCCGCGGCGAGCTGCCCGGCCCGGCGGCCACCGTCGCCGATGTCGTCCTCATCTCGCATCTGCACTCCGACCATCTGCATCTGCCGTCCCTGGCCCGTGTCGCCCCGGGCGGCCGGCTGATCGTGCCGCTGGGGGCGGTCCGGGCGGTCCCGGGGCTGCGGCTGCTGCGCCGGGTGCGCGGGCTGCGGATCACCGAGGTCGCGCCCGGCGACGAGGTGCGGGTCGGCGAGGTGCTGATCCGGGCGGTTCCGGCACTGCACGACGGACGGCGCCTGCCGGTGGGCCCGCACCGCTCCCCCGCGCTGGGTTACGTCGTCGAGGGCGCGTCGCGCACCTACTTCGCCGGGGACACCGGTCTGTTCGACGACATGGCGCGGGCGGTCGGCCCGGTGGACGTGGCGCTGCTGCCGGTCGGCGGCTGGGGGCCCTATCTGGGCCACAGCCATCTCGACGCGGGGCGCGCCGCCGAGGCGCTGGCCCGGCTGTCGCCGAGCTCGGCCGTGCCGGTGCACTACGGCACGTACTGGCCGATCGGGATGGACGGGATCCGGCCGCACGAGTTCCATTCGCCGGGTGACGAGTTCGTCCGCCAGGCGGCGCTCCTGGCGCCGCAGGTGGCGGTGCACCGGCTGGCGCACGGCGAACATGTGCGGCCGGAGGGCTGCGGGTGA